One genomic window of Streptomyces sp. WP-1 includes the following:
- a CDS encoding sugar-binding transcriptional regulator, translated as MNSSEEIAVSGMSAGRSAMRMGPAELVQAAAMARRFYLEGKSKIQIAEEFGVSRFKVARVLETALERDLVRIEIRVPAELDAERSDALRARYGLRHAVVVESPAEAEETPDPENLGEVAADLLGELVNEGDVLGMAWGRSTIHMAAALDRLPPCTVVQLTGVYDAGTSERGSVEAVRRAAQVSGGDAHPIYAPMLLPDAATAAALRNQTGIARAFEYFDKVTVACVSIGSWEPGISTVHDMLSDEERAHYASLGVAAEMAAHLFDAEGRRIGRDLGERCITVKADQLRRIPEVVAIAGGQRKAAAIDAVLRSGLVTSLVTDTSAADYLMTAGPTPKPALSRQDPDGQ; from the coding sequence GTGAACAGCAGTGAGGAGATCGCCGTGTCGGGTATGTCGGCGGGCCGGTCAGCCATGCGGATGGGACCCGCTGAGCTGGTCCAGGCGGCGGCCATGGCCCGCCGCTTCTACCTCGAGGGCAAGTCCAAGATCCAGATCGCGGAGGAGTTCGGCGTCAGCCGCTTCAAGGTGGCCCGGGTCCTGGAAACCGCTCTCGAACGGGATCTCGTACGCATCGAGATCCGCGTACCGGCCGAGCTGGACGCCGAGCGCTCCGACGCGCTCCGCGCCCGCTACGGCCTGCGGCACGCCGTCGTGGTCGAGTCCCCGGCCGAGGCCGAGGAGACCCCCGATCCCGAGAACCTCGGCGAGGTCGCCGCGGACCTGCTCGGCGAACTGGTCAACGAGGGGGACGTGCTCGGGATGGCCTGGGGCCGCTCCACCATCCACATGGCGGCCGCGCTCGACCGGCTGCCGCCGTGCACGGTGGTCCAGCTGACGGGTGTGTACGACGCCGGTACCTCCGAGCGCGGCTCGGTCGAGGCCGTGCGCCGTGCCGCGCAGGTGTCGGGAGGCGACGCCCACCCGATCTACGCGCCGATGCTGCTGCCGGACGCGGCCACCGCGGCGGCCCTGCGCAACCAGACCGGGATCGCCCGCGCCTTCGAGTACTTCGACAAGGTCACGGTCGCCTGTGTCTCCATCGGTTCCTGGGAGCCGGGTATCTCGACGGTGCACGACATGCTCAGCGACGAGGAGCGGGCGCACTACGCCTCGCTCGGCGTCGCCGCCGAGATGGCCGCGCACCTCTTCGACGCCGAGGGGCGCCGGATCGGGCGGGACCTCGGGGAGCGGTGCATCACCGTCAAGGCGGACCAGCTGCGCCGTATCCCGGAGGTCGTCGCGATCGCCGGTGGCCAGCGCAAGGCGGCCGCGATCGACGCGGTGCTCCGCTCCGGGCTGGTCACCAGCCTGGTCACGGACACCTCGGCCGCGGACTACCTGATGACGGCGGGCCCGACCCCGAAGCCCGCGCTGAGCCGCCAGGACCCCGACGGGCAGTAA
- a CDS encoding ribonuclease domain-containing protein — MSRLFAGLLVVLAVLLAGCSPTETTGHGTTGTPTGPSAGPSAGSVATPGWAKGMATVPASRLPAEARRTLALIDRGGPYPYARDGIVFGNFERHLPKHQRGYYHEYTVKTPGSRDRGARRVITGQGGEFYYTDDHYNSFRAVLR; from the coding sequence TTGTCCCGGCTCTTCGCCGGGCTGCTCGTCGTCCTCGCCGTTCTGCTGGCCGGGTGCTCCCCGACGGAGACGACGGGGCACGGCACGACGGGGACGCCCACCGGTCCGTCCGCGGGTCCGTCCGCCGGATCCGTCGCCACTCCCGGCTGGGCCAAGGGCATGGCGACCGTGCCCGCGTCGCGGTTGCCGGCCGAGGCGCGGCGGACGCTGGCGCTCATCGACCGGGGCGGCCCCTATCCCTACGCGCGGGACGGGATCGTCTTCGGTAACTTCGAGCGGCATCTGCCCAAGCACCAGCGCGGCTACTACCACGAGTACACCGTGAAGACACCGGGCTCACGCGATCGCGGGGCGCGGCGTGTCATCACCGGGCAGGGCGGGGAGTTCTACTACACCGATGATCACTACAACTCGTTCCGGGCGGTACTGAGATGA